In Streptomyces pluripotens, the genomic window CAGGGGGTCGAGCTTGTTCGCTTTGCGGATCTCGCCGACGATGCGGCCGATGATCGCGGTGATGTCGAAGTCCTTCGGGGTGAACACCGCTGCCACTCCGGCGGCCCTGAGGTGTTCGGCGTCACCGTTCGGGATGATGCCACCTGCGATCACGGGTATATCTGTGGCACCGGCCACACGCAGCCGCTGGAGTACATCCGGAACCAGCTGGGCGTGCGAACCGGACAGGATCGACAGGCCCACGGCGTGCACGTCCTCCGCCAGGGCCGCGTCCACGATCTGCTCCGGAGTGAGCCGGATGCCCTGGTAGACCACCTCGAAGCCGGCGTCGCGTGCACGGACGGCGATCTGCTCCGCGCCGTTGGAGTGCCCGTCCAGACCCGGCTTGCCGACCAGGAAGCGCAGCTTGCCGACGCCCAGCTCGCGGGCTGTGGCGTCCACTCCGGCGCGGACCCCGGCGAGAGCCGAGCCCGCCTCGGCGGCGACCGCCACCGGCGCCGAGGAGACCCCGGTGGGTGCCCGGTACTCGCCGAACACCTCGCGCAGCGCCCCGGCCCATTCGCCGGTGGTGACACCGGCGCGGGCGCACTCCAGCGTGGCCTCCATGAGGTTCTCGGTCCCCTTGGCGGCCTCCTTCAACCGTTCCAGCGCCTTGCAGGGCCGCGGGTGGTTGAAGGGAGGCTGGTAGCGGGTGTCCCGCCAGTGCTGGAGCGACTCGGTGACCCGGGCCTCGACCGCAGGGTCGACCGTCATGATCGCGGTGTCCAGGTCGGCCGTGAGCGGGTTCGGCTCGGTGGCCTCGAAGAGGTTGACGCCGACGATCTTCTCTTCGCCGGACTCGATCCGCGCCCGGCGCTCGGCGTGCGAGGAGACCAGCTGCGCCTTGAGGTAGCCGGACTCGACGGCGGCCATCGCGCCGCCCATCTCCTGGATGCGACCGATCTCGGCGAGGGACTCCTCGACGAGGGCGTTCACCTTCGCCTCGATGACGTGTGAACCCTCGAAGATGTCGTCGTACTCCAGTAGGTCGCTCTCATACGCGAGGATCTGCTGGATGCGCAGCGACCACTGCTGGTCCCAGGGCCGGGGCAGGCCGAGCGCCTCGTTCCAGGCGGGCAGCTGCACGGCACGCGCACGGGCGTTCTTGGAGAGGGTGACGGCCAGCATCTCCAGGACGATCCGCTGGACGTTGTTCTCCGGCTGCGCCTCCGTCAGGCCGAGGGAGTTGACCTGGACGCCGTAGCGAAAACGGCGTTGCTTGGGGTTCTCGATGCCGTACCGCTCGCGCGTGATCTTGTCCCAGATGCGGCCGAACGCCTTCATCTTGCACATCTCCTCGATGAAGCGGACGCCCGCGTTCACGAAGAAGGAGATCCGGGCGACCACGTCGCCCATGCGTTCCGGGGGCACCTGACCGCCGTCCCGAACGGCGTCCAGGACGGCGATCGCGGTGGAGACCGCGTACGCGATCTCCTGTACGGGCGTGGCTCCGGCCTCCTGCAGGTGGTAGCTGCAGATGTTGATCGGGTTCCACTTCGGGATGTGGGAGACCGTGTACGCGATCATGTCCGTGGTCAGCCGGAGCGAGGGGCCGGGAGGGAAGACATGCGTCCCCCGGGACAGGTACTCCTTGACGATGTCGTTCTGGGTCGTGCCCTGGAGCTTGGTGATGTCCGCGCCCTGCTCCTCCGCGACGACCTGGTAGAGCGCCAGCAGCCACATGGCGGTGGCGTTGATCGTCATCGAGGTGTTCATCTGCTCCAGTGGGATGTCCTGGAACAGTCGGCGCATGTCACCGAGGTGTGCGACGGGCACGCCCACCCGGCCGACCTCGCCGCGGGCGAGGATGTGGTCGGGGTCGTAGCCGGTCTGGGTCGGCAGGTCGAACGCCACGGACAGACCGGTCTGACCCTTGGCTAGGTTGCGCCGGTACAGCTCGTTGGACGCCTCGGCCGTGGAGTGACCGGCGTACGTGCGCATGAGCCACGGCCGGTCCTTCTGACGCTCAGTCATCTATGACCTCGGGTGTCTCAGACGTTGCGGAAGCGGTTGATGGCGTCGGCGTGCTTGGCGCGCATCTCCTTGTCGCGCACGCCCAGGCCTTCTTCGGATGCCAGGCACAGCACGCCGACCTTGCCCTGGTGGAGGTTGCGGTGGACGTCGTAGGCGGCCTGGCCGGTGTCTTGCAGGGAGTAGACCCTCGACAGGGTGGGGTGGATCTTGCCCTTGGCGATGAGGCGGTTGGCCTCCCAGGCTTCGCGGTAGTTGGCGAAGTGCGAGCCGATGATCCGCTTCAGGGACATCCACAGGTAGCGGTTGTCGTACTCGTGGTGGTAGCCGGAGGTGGAGGCGCAGGTGACGATCGTGCCGCCCTTGCGGGTGACGTAGACCGAGGCGCCGAAGGTTTCCCGGCCGGGGTGTTCGAAGACGATGTCGACGTCCTCGCCGCCGGTGAGTTCGCGGATGCGCTTGCCGAAGCGCTTCCACTCCTTCGGGTCCTGGGTGTGTTCGTCCTTCCAGAACCTGTAGCCCTCGGCGCTGCGGTCGATGATCAGCTCGGCTCCCATTTTCCGGCAGATCTCCGCCTTCTGCTCGCTGGAGACGATGCAGATGGGTGTGGCGCCGCCGGCGAGGGCGAACTGGGTGGCGTAGGAGCCGAGGCCGCCGCTCGCGCCCCAGATGAGGACGTTGTCGCCTTGTTTCATCTGGGCGCCGTTGCGGGAGACCAGTTGCCGGTAGGCGGTGGAGTTGACCAGGCCGGGGGCCGCGGCCTCCTCCCAGGTCAGGTGGGCCGGCTTGGGCATCAGCTGGTTGGACTTGACGAGCGCGATCTCGGCGAGGCCGCCGAAGTTGGTCTCGAAGCCCCAGATGCGCTGCTCTGGGTCGAGCATGGTGTCGTTGTGGCCGTCGGAGGACTCCAGCTCGACGGACAGGCAGTGGGCGACGACCTCGTCGCCGGGTTTCCAGGCGTTCACCCCCGGGCCGGTGCGCAGGACGACGCCCGCGAGGTCCGAGCCGATGATGTGGTAGGGCAGGTCGTGGCGCTTCGTCAGCTCGCTGAGCCTGCCGTAGCGCTCAAGGAAGCCGAACGTCGGCAGCGGCTCGAAGATCGAGGTCCACACCGAGTTGTAGTTGACCGAGGAGGCCATCACGGCCACCAGGGCCTCGCCCGGTCCGAGTTCGGGCACGGGGACCTCGTCGAGGTGGATCGACTTGCGCGGGTCCTTGTCGCGGGTCTGCAGGCCCGCGAACATCTCCGTCTCGTCCTTGTGCACGGTGATCGCACGGTACGACTCGGGGAGTCGTAGCGCGGCGAAGTCGGCGGACGTGGCGTCCTGCGACTGGATCGCGTCCAGGATGTCCTTCACGGTCACGGTGTTGCCTCCGGCGGTGAGCGCCCTGAGGGAGGGGCGCTGAGGGTTCGTCGGTGCTGTGATGAGTGCTGCTGGGGTGTTGAGGGTGTGCCGTCGGTTCGGCCCGGTGGTGCTTCGGCAGCGCTTTGTGGCGCGAGAGGTTGCCTGTGACGCAGGCGTCCGGGCGTGCAGGCCATGAGGCTTGCTGGGACAGCCGGCGAGCGAATGATCTCTGCGCGCCGGCCGCCCGGACACCACCAACGTATGACACCGCGTGTCAGGCGGCAAGGCACTGAGTGCCAGAACTTGCTCTCAGATGAAATCTTTACGTAACAAATGAGCGATGATCGATCGAATGGGGTAGGGAAGCTGCCGGAAAATGCCCCCTGGCATGGCAAAACGGCCACCCCTCGGGGTGGCCGTCAGAACGCCGTCGTCAGAACGCCGTCGTCAGAACTGGGGAGCGGGCTCAGCGCTCCTTCAACGCCTCCTGGATGGTCCGCATGACCTCCTGAAGCGGTGCATCGGTGCGAGCGACCGTCACCAGCACCTCGTCGTGCGCGGACACCGCCGCCGGAGCCGATACGGGGCCCTCCGGCCTGGGTGTCGAACTGCGTCCGGCTCCGATCCCGCTGCCGAACGTCTTCCGCACGATCGCGAAGGCGTGGTCCAGCTGGGCCTCCACGTCTCCCTGGCCACCCGCCCGCAGCCAGCGCCTGAGCACGTGGTTGTGGGCGGTGACGACGGCGGAGGCGGCGACCTCGGCGAGCAGGGGGTCGTCGTTGGCGTCGTCGGCGTGGGCGTGCTCATCGAAGTGACCGAGTAGGTAGCGCGTGAACAGCCGCTCGTAGCGGGCCACCGAGGCGATCTCCGCCTCGCGCAGGGTGGGCACCTCGCGCGTGAGCTTGTAGCGGGCGACCGAGATCTCGGGCCGTGCCGCGTACATCCGCATGACTTCCTTGATGCCGCGGCACACGGTGTCGAGCGGGTGT contains:
- a CDS encoding protein meaA; protein product: MTERQKDRPWLMRTYAGHSTAEASNELYRRNLAKGQTGLSVAFDLPTQTGYDPDHILARGEVGRVGVPVAHLGDMRRLFQDIPLEQMNTSMTINATAMWLLALYQVVAEEQGADITKLQGTTQNDIVKEYLSRGTHVFPPGPSLRLTTDMIAYTVSHIPKWNPINICSYHLQEAGATPVQEIAYAVSTAIAVLDAVRDGGQVPPERMGDVVARISFFVNAGVRFIEEMCKMKAFGRIWDKITRERYGIENPKQRRFRYGVQVNSLGLTEAQPENNVQRIVLEMLAVTLSKNARARAVQLPAWNEALGLPRPWDQQWSLRIQQILAYESDLLEYDDIFEGSHVIEAKVNALVEESLAEIGRIQEMGGAMAAVESGYLKAQLVSSHAERRARIESGEEKIVGVNLFEATEPNPLTADLDTAIMTVDPAVEARVTESLQHWRDTRYQPPFNHPRPCKALERLKEAAKGTENLMEATLECARAGVTTGEWAGALREVFGEYRAPTGVSSAPVAVAAEAGSALAGVRAGVDATARELGVGKLRFLVGKPGLDGHSNGAEQIAVRARDAGFEVVYQGIRLTPEQIVDAALAEDVHAVGLSILSGSHAQLVPDVLQRLRVAGATDIPVIAGGIIPNGDAEHLRAAGVAAVFTPKDFDITAIIGRIVGEIRKANKLDPLEVPA
- the ccrA gene encoding crotonyl-CoA carboxylase/reductase, with protein sequence MKDILDAIQSQDATSADFAALRLPESYRAITVHKDETEMFAGLQTRDKDPRKSIHLDEVPVPELGPGEALVAVMASSVNYNSVWTSIFEPLPTFGFLERYGRLSELTKRHDLPYHIIGSDLAGVVLRTGPGVNAWKPGDEVVAHCLSVELESSDGHNDTMLDPEQRIWGFETNFGGLAEIALVKSNQLMPKPAHLTWEEAAAPGLVNSTAYRQLVSRNGAQMKQGDNVLIWGASGGLGSYATQFALAGGATPICIVSSEQKAEICRKMGAELIIDRSAEGYRFWKDEHTQDPKEWKRFGKRIRELTGGEDVDIVFEHPGRETFGASVYVTRKGGTIVTCASTSGYHHEYDNRYLWMSLKRIIGSHFANYREAWEANRLIAKGKIHPTLSRVYSLQDTGQAAYDVHRNLHQGKVGVLCLASEEGLGVRDKEMRAKHADAINRFRNV
- a CDS encoding TetR family transcriptional regulator, which codes for MQYVRVMSQPAKSSRTPATPDAPESAAGTRAAAQRLKMRRELAAAAMELFATKGYEATTVDEIAAAAGVARRTFFRHFRSKEEAIFPDHDDTLVRAEAVLNAAPAHEHPLDTVCRGIKEVMRMYAARPEISVARYKLTREVPTLREAEIASVARYERLFTRYLLGHFDEHAHADDANDDPLLAEVAASAVVTAHNHVLRRWLRAGGQGDVEAQLDHAFAIVRKTFGSGIGAGRSSTPRPEGPVSAPAAVSAHDEVLVTVARTDAPLQEVMRTIQEALKER